From a single bacterium HR11 genomic region:
- the envC gene encoding Murein hydrolase activator EnvC produces the protein MGPCRINGAGRWMSGLLLGLLALGRAQTPSDIRQSLTAEIEALTKEYEEIHRLQSAVMNDLERLRVEERLLTKQIALMELNLQETQARLQALQGRVDELQRERAEYERHLERRIVAMYRMGSAYPLKLLLSVPDARRVLQASAYAGAMARLDRVYVERYLQTVQALAREIQDLQQSQAAYQRALEAVRQKHQQLAEVRRRRELYLEELQKRGHMYARALTELSLASRRLDDYVQDSDYRPLLDIRKFQGLLDWPVIGPVTRPFGRVRLPETGTYILSRGIEIAVPEGTPVRAVFGGLVRYAGWFTAYGKLVILDHGYDVYTLYAHNSVLKVRVGDIVQKGQVIALSGSTASLRGPSLYFEVRFHVQAQNPMDWLKVLPGGPDIRTAAVMMK, from the coding sequence ATGGGTCCGTGCCGGATAAACGGGGCCGGGCGATGGATGTCCGGACTTTTATTGGGTCTGCTGGCCCTGGGGCGGGCGCAGACACCGAGCGATATCCGGCAGAGCCTGACGGCCGAGATCGAGGCCCTGACGAAGGAATACGAAGAAATTCACCGACTCCAGTCGGCCGTCATGAACGACCTGGAGCGCCTCCGGGTCGAGGAACGCCTGCTGACCAAACAGATCGCCCTGATGGAACTCAACCTCCAAGAGACGCAAGCCCGGCTTCAGGCCCTCCAAGGGCGGGTCGACGAACTCCAGCGGGAGCGGGCTGAGTACGAGCGTCACCTGGAACGGCGCATCGTCGCCATGTATCGGATGGGGTCGGCGTACCCCTTGAAGCTCCTGCTGAGCGTCCCGGACGCCCGGCGGGTCCTGCAGGCCTCGGCTTATGCGGGTGCGATGGCCCGGCTGGACCGGGTTTACGTCGAGCGCTATCTCCAGACGGTCCAGGCCCTGGCCCGGGAGATTCAGGACCTTCAGCAGTCGCAGGCGGCGTACCAGCGGGCCTTGGAGGCAGTCCGGCAGAAGCATCAGCAATTGGCCGAGGTCCGCCGGCGTCGGGAACTCTACTTGGAGGAGCTCCAAAAACGGGGCCACATGTACGCTCGGGCCCTGACGGAACTCAGCCTGGCCTCCCGACGTTTAGACGACTACGTACAGGACTCCGATTACCGGCCCCTCCTGGACATTCGGAAGTTCCAGGGCCTCCTGGACTGGCCTGTCATCGGGCCTGTCACGCGTCCCTTCGGTCGGGTCCGGCTCCCGGAGACGGGGACCTACATCCTCAGCCGGGGTATCGAGATCGCCGTCCCCGAGGGGACGCCCGTCCGAGCCGTGTTTGGCGGCTTGGTCCGGTACGCCGGTTGGTTCACGGCTTACGGCAAGCTGGTCATTTTGGACCACGGGTACGACGTTTATACCCTATACGCTCACAACAGCGTCCTGAAAGTCCGAGTCGGTGATATCGTGCAGAAGGGTCAGGTCATCGCCCTTTCGGGAAGCACGGCCTCGCTCCGAGGGCCGTCTCTGTATTTTGAGGTCCGCTTCCACGTGCAGGCCCAAAATCCGATGGATTGGCTGAAGGTCCTGCCCGGCGGGCCGGACATCCGCACGGCGGCCGTGATGATGAAGTGA
- the ddc gene encoding L-2,4-diaminobutyrate decarboxylase, producing the protein MKREVWRELLDRCLDFIEGWRRRWPAFEPDPTVDVPVERLAAALDALFQRLSDTYPFFHPLYAGQMLKPPHPVAILAYFTALHMNPNNHALDGGPATSYLEKEAVAELAALLGWTTHLGHLTGGGTIANLEALWVARETHPDRWIAFSEQAHYTHRRACELLRVPYVVVDVDERGRMDLNHLEALLRRHPIGTVVATVGTTGLGAIDPVHEILALQTRYGFRIHADAAYGGFFSLLAQRTPPEVEPAPFQALPLCDSVVIDPHKHGLQPYGCGCVLFRDPTVGRFYKHDSPYTYFTSPELHLGEISLECSRPGAAAAALWATLQCFPLRPYDGLGSILARTRMAALEAYRRFQASDAFRPVVEPELDIVTFFVADEFRASRISAATERIFETAMRHDTAPVYLSKLRLDAAWLKRRFPDLVVDQPEVTVLRSVLMKPEHATAVPQIWDCLQAVAEP; encoded by the coding sequence ATGAAGCGGGAGGTATGGCGGGAACTCCTGGATCGGTGCCTGGACTTCATCGAGGGGTGGCGCCGGCGGTGGCCTGCCTTCGAGCCGGACCCCACGGTCGACGTGCCCGTCGAGCGCCTTGCGGCGGCCTTGGACGCCCTGTTTCAGCGACTTTCGGACACCTACCCCTTCTTCCATCCTCTGTACGCCGGTCAAATGCTGAAGCCGCCCCATCCCGTGGCCATCCTGGCCTACTTCACGGCGCTTCATATGAATCCCAATAACCACGCCTTGGACGGCGGACCGGCGACGTCCTACCTCGAGAAGGAGGCCGTCGCCGAACTGGCCGCCCTACTGGGCTGGACGACCCATCTGGGGCATCTCACGGGCGGGGGGACCATCGCCAACCTGGAGGCCCTCTGGGTCGCTCGAGAGACGCACCCCGACCGGTGGATCGCCTTTAGCGAGCAGGCCCATTACACCCACCGGCGGGCCTGCGAGCTCTTGCGGGTGCCCTACGTCGTCGTCGACGTCGACGAACGGGGTCGGATGGACCTGAATCACCTGGAGGCCCTCCTGCGGCGCCATCCCATCGGGACGGTCGTGGCGACCGTCGGGACGACGGGCCTTGGCGCCATCGACCCGGTGCACGAGATCCTGGCCCTCCAGACTCGGTACGGCTTCCGTATCCACGCGGACGCCGCCTACGGCGGGTTCTTCAGCCTATTGGCCCAGCGTACGCCGCCCGAAGTCGAGCCGGCGCCCTTCCAAGCCCTACCCCTTTGCGACAGCGTCGTCATCGACCCCCACAAGCATGGCCTCCAGCCTTACGGCTGCGGTTGTGTCCTGTTCCGGGACCCGACCGTCGGTCGCTTCTACAAACACGATTCGCCGTACACGTATTTCACGTCGCCCGAACTTCATCTCGGCGAGATCAGCCTCGAGTGCTCCCGGCCGGGGGCGGCGGCCGCCGCCCTTTGGGCGACCTTGCAGTGTTTTCCACTCAGGCCATACGATGGCCTGGGTTCCATCCTCGCCCGTACTCGGATGGCCGCCCTGGAGGCCTACCGCCGGTTTCAAGCGTCCGACGCGTTCCGCCCCGTCGTGGAGCCTGAGTTGGATATCGTGACCTTCTTCGTGGCCGACGAATTCCGGGCCTCTCGCATCAGCGCGGCGACCGAGCGCATCTTCGAGACAGCCATGCGGCACGACACGGCGCCCGTATACTTGAGTAAGCTCCGCTTGGACGCCGCTTGGCTGAAGCGGCGGTTTCCCGACCTGGTCGTGGACCAGCCGGAAGTGACGGTCCTTCGAAGCGTCCTGATGAAACCCGAGCACGCCACGGCCGTCCCCCAGATCTGGGACTGCCTGCAGGCGGTGGCCGAACCATGA
- the nudG gene encoding CTP pyrophosphohydrolase, with amino-acid sequence MPELPNGRMTLSIRSVVVVAALIQRDGRFLLIQRQPGQRWAGYWEFPGGKIEAGEDLRAALAREIREELGLTVGVGDLFDYVSYVYEGHHWLVFFFWTRLEPPDQVPTGPWPYRWVRPAEMADLPILPPNEPIVRRLQQDAAIGP; translated from the coding sequence ATGCCCGAACTGCCGAATGGCCGAATGACTTTATCCATCAGGTCGGTCGTCGTAGTCGCCGCCCTCATCCAACGGGACGGGCGCTTTCTTCTCATCCAGCGCCAACCCGGCCAGCGGTGGGCCGGCTATTGGGAATTCCCGGGTGGGAAAATTGAGGCAGGCGAAGACCTGCGGGCGGCTCTGGCGCGGGAAATCCGGGAAGAACTGGGCTTAACCGTCGGGGTCGGCGACCTCTTCGACTACGTCAGCTACGTCTACGAAGGCCATCACTGGTTGGTCTTTTTCTTCTGGACCCGTCTGGAGCCGCCCGACCAGGTCCCGACGGGGCCTTGGCCCTATCGGTGGGTCCGACCCGCCGAGATGGCCGACCTCCCGATTCTGCCCCCGAACGAACCTATCGTCCGGCGGCTCCAGCAAGATGCGGCAATCGGGCCGTGA